A stretch of Pseudomonadota bacterium DNA encodes these proteins:
- the rdgB gene encoding RdgB/HAM1 family non-canonical purine NTP pyrophosphatase, with protein MKKQTPAAPDRTLVVATGNAGKLHEITEVLGALGIAIMPFVPEGLAETGRSFVENALIKARHAALHTGRSALADDSGLEVDALQGAPGIYSARYAGEGASDGDNLARLLTEMADVPDERRSARFHCVLAYLRYPEDPVPLIAHGVWEGRVLHASSGTNGFGYDPVFYVPSHGCSAAELAPVVKNRLSHRGQALRQLRRLWDGLLKTDNVGHGHKSPLR; from the coding sequence ATGAAGAAGCAAACCCCGGCGGCGCCTGACCGGACGCTCGTGGTCGCGACCGGGAATGCCGGTAAGCTCCATGAGATCACCGAGGTCCTTGGCGCGCTCGGGATCGCGATCATGCCTTTCGTGCCCGAGGGGCTGGCCGAGACCGGTAGGAGCTTCGTCGAGAACGCCTTGATCAAGGCCCGCCATGCCGCCCTGCATACCGGCCGGTCGGCGCTCGCCGATGACTCCGGCCTGGAGGTGGACGCGCTCCAGGGCGCCCCGGGGATCTACTCGGCGCGCTATGCGGGCGAGGGGGCGAGCGATGGCGACAACCTCGCGCGCTTGCTCACCGAGATGGCGGACGTCCCCGACGAGCGGCGTAGCGCGCGTTTTCACTGCGTCTTGGCCTATCTGCGATACCCAGAGGACCCCGTCCCGCTGATCGCGCACGGCGTCTGGGAAGGGCGGGTATTGCACGCCTCGAGCGGCACGAACGGCTTCGGTTACGACCCGGTGTTCTACGTACCGAGCCACGGATGCTCGGCCGCGGAGCTGGCGCCTGTGGTCAAGAATCGGCTGAGCCACCGCGGCCAGGCCCTGCGGCAGTTACGCCGCCTGTGGGACGGGTTACTGAAGACCGACAACGTCGGCCACGGTCACAAATCGCCCCTTCGGTAA
- the rph gene encoding ribonuclease PH: MRPSGRAPGELRRISLRCGYTRHAEGSVLIEYGDTKVLCTASVEERVPPFLRGAGRGWVTAEYGMLPRATGTRMRREAADGRQSGRTLEIQRLIGRALRSAVDFEALGERTIVIDCDVLQADGGTRTASVTGGYVALVEAVAALERRRLLSQSPVHGFVASVSVGIYRGIPVVDLDYAEDSDAETDMNVVMNDQGHFVEIQGTAEGHAFRMEELEAMLGLARGGIAAVIEIQRAALGQG, translated from the coding sequence ATGCGCCCGAGCGGTCGCGCCCCCGGCGAGTTACGCCGCATTTCCCTGCGATGCGGTTACACGCGGCACGCGGAGGGCTCGGTGCTGATCGAATACGGGGACACGAAGGTGCTGTGTACGGCGAGCGTCGAGGAAAGAGTTCCGCCGTTCTTGCGCGGGGCCGGCCGCGGCTGGGTCACGGCCGAGTACGGCATGCTCCCGCGCGCCACCGGGACGCGCATGCGGCGCGAGGCGGCGGACGGCCGGCAGAGCGGGCGGACGCTCGAGATCCAGCGCCTCATCGGGCGCGCCCTGCGTTCGGCGGTGGACTTCGAGGCCCTGGGCGAGCGCACCATCGTGATCGACTGCGACGTGCTGCAGGCCGACGGCGGTACGCGCACCGCCTCGGTAACGGGCGGTTATGTCGCCCTGGTCGAAGCCGTGGCGGCGCTAGAACGGCGGCGGCTCCTGTCCCAGAGCCCCGTGCACGGCTTCGTGGCCTCGGTGTCGGTCGGGATCTACCGCGGTATTCCGGTCGTGGACCTCGATTACGCCGAGGATTCGGATGCCGAGACCGACATGAACGTGGTGATGAACGACCAGGGGCATTTCGTCGAGATCCAGGGCACCGCGGAGGGGCATGCGTTCCGGATGGAGGAGCTGGAGGCGATGCTCGGGCTTGCGCGCGGCGGCATCGCGGCGGTCATCGAGATACAGCGCGCGGCGCTGGGCCAGGGATGA
- a CDS encoding YicC family protein, producing the protein MADSMTGYARESASGAWGRATCELRSVNHRYLEVTLRLPEELRALEGPFRTAIGQYLQRGKVECTLRYEPAAEASGGATVRLDLVRQIIGACREVEEMTGAQAPVSALDLLKWPGVVELSSPDLNLLQGPLVSLLEATLATLGEGRRREGERLAALIAGRCDSALVELARVRGGVPAALAQLRERLLARAQELSASLDPGRLEQEMLLLTQRLDVAEELDRLGIHIDEVKRLLAARQPIGRRLDFLLQEMHREANTTASKSGHPDTSGAAIELKVLIEQMREQAQNIE; encoded by the coding sequence ATGGCAGACAGCATGACGGGTTACGCCCGTGAATCCGCGAGCGGGGCGTGGGGCCGGGCGACCTGCGAGCTGCGCTCCGTCAACCACCGCTATCTCGAGGTTACGCTGCGCCTCCCCGAAGAGCTGCGCGCACTGGAGGGCCCGTTTCGCACCGCCATCGGCCAGTACCTGCAGCGCGGCAAGGTGGAATGCACCCTGCGCTACGAACCGGCCGCCGAGGCGAGCGGGGGGGCCACGGTCAGGCTCGACCTGGTGCGCCAGATCATCGGGGCCTGCCGTGAGGTCGAGGAGATGACAGGGGCCCAGGCACCGGTCAGCGCGCTCGACCTCCTCAAATGGCCGGGGGTCGTGGAGCTGTCCTCACCCGATCTCAACCTGCTCCAGGGACCCTTGGTCTCGCTCCTCGAGGCCACGCTCGCCACGCTCGGCGAGGGCCGCCGCCGTGAGGGCGAGCGGCTGGCTGCGCTCATCGCCGGGCGCTGCGATTCGGCCCTGGTAGAACTCGCTCGGGTGCGGGGAGGGGTGCCCGCCGCCCTCGCGCAGCTCCGCGAGCGGCTCCTGGCACGCGCACAGGAGCTGTCGGCGAGCCTCGACCCCGGGCGTCTGGAGCAGGAAATGCTGCTCCTCACCCAGCGTCTCGATGTAGCGGAGGAGCTGGACCGCCTCGGCATCCACATCGATGAGGTCAAGCGCCTCCTGGCCGCCCGCCAGCCGATAGGGCGGCGCCTGGACTTCCTGCTCCAGGAGATGCACCGCGAGGCTAACACCACCGCCTCCAAGTCCGGGCACCCCGACACCAGCGGCGCCGCCATCGAGCTCAAGGTGCTGATCGAGCAGATGCGCGAACAGGCCCAGAATATTGAATGA
- the gmk gene encoding guanylate kinase has translation MHAGDQRASGRLYIVSAPSGAGKTSLVKALVATHPDIALSVSYTTRPMRAGEREGSDYHFVDLPTFEAMVESAAFLEHARVFDHLYGTSKGWVASRLVQGIDVILEIDWQGARQVRAARSDCTGIFILPPSCEVLEARLHGRGGDREEVIRRRMRDAVAEISHYAEYDYLIVNDEFDRAFADLEAILRADRLTLGRQRLALAPLLQDLMR, from the coding sequence ATCCACGCCGGAGACCAACGAGCCTCGGGGCGTCTCTACATCGTCTCCGCGCCCTCCGGTGCGGGCAAGACCAGCCTGGTCAAGGCCTTGGTCGCCACCCATCCCGATATCGCCCTGTCGGTCTCCTACACCACCCGCCCCATGCGCGCCGGGGAGCGCGAGGGCAGCGACTATCACTTCGTGGACCTGCCGACCTTCGAGGCCATGGTGGAAAGCGCCGCCTTCCTGGAGCATGCCCGCGTCTTCGATCATCTTTACGGGACCTCGAAGGGATGGGTCGCGTCGCGCCTCGTCCAGGGCATAGACGTGATCCTGGAGATCGACTGGCAGGGCGCCCGCCAGGTACGCGCGGCACGGAGCGACTGCACCGGGATCTTCATCCTGCCGCCGTCCTGCGAGGTGCTGGAGGCGCGCTTGCACGGCCGCGGCGGGGACCGGGAGGAAGTCATCCGGCGCCGCATGCGGGACGCCGTCGCCGAGATCTCGCACTATGCCGAATACGATTATCTGATCGTCAACGACGAGTTCGACCGGGCGTTCGCCGATCTCGAGGCCATCCTGCGGGCGGACCGGCTGACGCTAGGGCGCCAGCGACTGGCGCTGGCCCCGCTGCTCCAAGACCTCATGCGGTGA